In Bacillus sp. SB49, a single window of DNA contains:
- a CDS encoding acyl-CoA dehydrogenase family protein, which translates to MGDIWKPWIKNGRQQRLFDKAAAIAEEARMHKKDADHTASFSPKTLAAIKREEYPALALPTGYGGEAVSLYELILMQEKIAEGDGSVALSIGWHMGVMMELSEEQLWKKEQFDRLAKEVVQDQKVVNRAATEPATGSPTRGGVPETTAVRDGDAYILNGRKSFTSLAELLDYYIVSAYVEDLDQVGWFLIDRHQPGVTVEKTWDTLGMRGTGSDDLVLTDVELSVEDLVETAVKGKSKPKGWLLHIPACYLGIAVAARNDAIEFARNFQPNSLDTPISEVSHIQDKIGEMEWKLLQAHSFLYATARRWDEEPEEREHMQPELSAVKLAVTNAASEVVDLAMRIAGGRGLSKHYPFEKYYRDVRAGLHNPPMDDSTISMLAGKAIHPDSE; encoded by the coding sequence ATGGGAGATATATGGAAGCCATGGATCAAGAATGGGCGGCAGCAGCGCTTGTTTGATAAAGCGGCAGCGATTGCAGAGGAAGCGCGAATGCATAAAAAGGATGCCGATCATACGGCTTCGTTTTCCCCGAAGACGCTTGCTGCAATCAAGCGGGAAGAGTATCCGGCACTTGCCCTGCCTACTGGGTACGGCGGCGAAGCGGTATCCTTGTACGAACTTATTCTGATGCAGGAAAAAATTGCTGAAGGGGATGGTTCGGTCGCATTGTCCATCGGCTGGCACATGGGTGTGATGATGGAGCTTTCAGAGGAACAGCTATGGAAGAAGGAGCAGTTTGATCGTTTGGCTAAAGAGGTAGTCCAGGACCAGAAAGTCGTTAACAGAGCAGCGACAGAACCTGCCACAGGCAGCCCGACCCGCGGGGGAGTACCGGAGACGACCGCGGTAAGAGACGGGGATGCTTATATACTGAATGGAAGAAAATCCTTCACTTCCCTGGCAGAACTTCTCGACTACTACATTGTATCAGCCTACGTGGAGGATTTGGATCAAGTCGGCTGGTTCTTAATCGATCGTCATCAACCGGGTGTAACGGTTGAGAAAACTTGGGACACACTTGGGATGAGAGGGACAGGAAGCGATGATCTCGTACTGACAGATGTCGAACTGTCTGTGGAAGATCTGGTAGAGACAGCTGTCAAAGGGAAATCTAAACCGAAGGGATGGCTCCTTCACATTCCTGCGTGCTATCTGGGAATTGCCGTGGCTGCCAGGAATGATGCTATTGAGTTCGCCCGCAATTTTCAACCGAACAGTTTGGACACGCCCATTTCAGAGGTATCCCATATTCAGGATAAGATCGGGGAAATGGAATGGAAGCTGCTCCAGGCGCATTCGTTTCTTTACGCCACAGCGCGAAGATGGGATGAGGAGCCGGAAGAACGGGAACACATGCAGCCGGAGCTGTCGGCAGTCAAACTTGCCGTAACAAATGCGGCATCGGAAGTGGTTGATCTTGCAATGAGGATTGCAGGAGGGCGTGGCCTTTCCAAACATTATCCTTTTG
- a CDS encoding PAS domain-containing protein, translating into MSEISFAKLEEIQQNEFIKAAIDRVGAGVVITDPEQEDNPMIYCNKGFQELTGYQPEEILGKNCRFLQGEETKPEKIKLIRQGLANREPVLVELRNYRKDGSLFWNELQIFPVYIEQMDQTYFVGVQKDVTKRREQEELIGHYLSELKRLSTPIVPIENNISVLPLIGTVDDERLQQMLETVSHHVKESKEDYLIMDMSAVYSYNEAIHMGIYQMNQLLDLMGTKLVITGIKPSFAIQSAPYADFSELSLQTYASVKQALQHLNVETK; encoded by the coding sequence GTGAGTGAAATCTCATTTGCTAAGCTGGAAGAAATACAGCAGAACGAATTCATCAAAGCGGCGATCGACCGCGTCGGGGCCGGTGTCGTTATTACAGATCCGGAACAGGAAGACAATCCGATGATTTATTGCAATAAGGGTTTCCAGGAATTGACCGGCTATCAGCCTGAAGAAATATTAGGGAAGAACTGCCGTTTCCTGCAGGGAGAAGAAACAAAACCGGAGAAAATAAAGTTGATCAGACAGGGGTTGGCTAACAGGGAGCCTGTCTTGGTGGAGCTGAGGAACTACCGGAAAGATGGATCCTTGTTTTGGAACGAGCTGCAAATATTCCCTGTGTACATCGAACAGATGGACCAGACATATTTTGTCGGTGTTCAGAAGGATGTGACAAAACGTCGGGAGCAGGAAGAGTTGATCGGACATTACTTATCTGAACTCAAGCGTCTTTCTACACCAATTGTTCCGATTGAGAATAATATTTCTGTCCTTCCTTTGATTGGTACAGTGGATGATGAGCGGCTTCAGCAGATGCTTGAAACAGTCAGTCACCATGTGAAAGAATCGAAAGAGGACTACCTGATTATGGATATGTCGGCAGTTTATTCGTATAACGAAGCGATACATATGGGAATTTACCAGATGAATCAGCTTCTCGATCTCATGGGTACTAAATTGGTCATAACAGGAATAAAACCATCTTTCGCTATTCAAAGCGCACCTTATGCGGACTTTAGTGAGTTATCCTTACAGACCTACGCGTCTGTTAAACAAGCGTTGCAGCATTTGAATGTGGAAACAAAATAG
- a CDS encoding LysR family transcriptional regulator, protein MKLEDFQLLLALKRYGTIHATAKKVLISQPAVTQRLKYIEAYFGSALFLRTPKKLIPTPSGELVLKHADFMIQSEKKIHEKLAAARGEIVGTVSIGASSLFSQYFLAGQLQSFMNKYPDVSIDLVTGTSEEIRQTAEDFHICIVRGDPIPGYETHHLFHDRLYLFDSLPFERMEGRPFIEFKSDQGFQILLDKWLAENPGIKRSFKVDQFETAKQMMKRGIGATVLPESIIKNEKDYYHHKPLMVGGEIAARETWACTKEKMSELPQVRAYIEHLHIFFKDS, encoded by the coding sequence ATGAAACTGGAAGATTTCCAACTACTCCTGGCTTTGAAACGGTATGGAACCATTCATGCGACAGCAAAAAAAGTACTGATATCCCAGCCGGCAGTTACTCAGCGGTTAAAATACATAGAGGCGTATTTTGGAAGTGCGCTCTTTTTAAGGACGCCGAAGAAGCTCATCCCCACCCCCTCAGGAGAATTGGTGCTGAAACACGCGGATTTTATGATCCAGTCAGAAAAAAAGATTCATGAAAAACTTGCTGCTGCCAGAGGAGAGATAGTCGGGACAGTATCCATTGGTGCCTCCTCTTTGTTCAGCCAGTATTTCCTCGCGGGGCAGCTTCAATCATTCATGAATAAGTATCCGGATGTATCGATTGACCTAGTTACCGGCACAAGTGAAGAAATTAGGCAGACGGCAGAGGATTTTCATATCTGTATTGTCCGGGGAGATCCGATTCCCGGCTACGAAACACATCATTTATTTCATGATCGTTTGTATTTGTTTGATTCTCTGCCCTTTGAAAGAATGGAGGGGCGGCCGTTTATCGAGTTTAAGAGCGACCAGGGATTTCAGATACTCCTCGATAAGTGGTTGGCAGAAAACCCTGGCATCAAACGTTCGTTTAAAGTGGATCAATTCGAAACGGCGAAGCAGATGATGAAGCGCGGGATTGGTGCTACAGTGCTGCCGGAAAGCATTATAAAAAATGAGAAAGATTATTATCATCATAAACCGCTGATGGTGGGAGGAGAAATCGCAGCAAGAGAAACGTGGGCATGCACGAAAGAAAAAATGAGTGAACTGCCGCAGGTGCGGGCCTACATCGAACACCTGCACATTTTTTTCAAGGATTCTTAG